The genomic window TTAAAATTCCTAAAATCATCGAATTTCGCGCGGAAATTCCTAAGAGTCCTCTAGGTAAAATTCTCAGAAAAGAACTAGTCTAAATTTTTAATTAATAAATTAACAGGAGAAACCATGATGATTACTACTGAAACCATTAAACAACAAACTCAAAAATTAGTCAGTGAAATTTTACCAGATGTCAGTCCAGAAGAATTGCCAGACAACGTTGATATTTTTAGCTTAGGTCTAGATTCAATTAATGCCATGACCCTGGTTTCTAACCTACAAGATGCTTTTGAAATTCAATTAGATGCTAGTGAAATTAGTTTTGAGAATTTTCAAAACATCGCCACTATTGTAGAAATGATTGAGAAGAAAAAAGGACTATAAACGGTTTGTCTAAAGTTCGTAGTTTTCACCTAGCATTGATCGGCGACAGGGAGCTTTAGCCATTATTTGATGAGAAATGAAGCCCTGACTACGAACTTCAAATCAAAATTTCTGATATTCCTGCCTAATTATTATGTCACTCCCAACACTTAAAATAGGGCAACACCAAACCCAATCAGCAGCAGCGCAACAAGACCTTTGGCAAGCCATTAAAAACGTTATTAGTTTACAAAATCAAGCACCGCCTTTAGTACCAGTTTCCAGAGATAATTCCTTACCCCTCTCTTTTCCGCAAGAAAGACTCTGGTTTTTACATCAACTAGAACCAAATCGTGCCTCAGCCTACAACATTCCTTTAGGATTAAGAATTACTGGAACTCTTGATATATCTGCTCTGCAAAACAGTCTCAACGAAATATTACGTCGTCACGAAGCTTTACGCACTACTTTTTCCTGCTCAGAAGGTAAACCAATTCAAGTCATTCACCCGCCTACTACCTTCGCATTTTCTATCGTTGACTTGCAAAATTTACCTCAACAACAACGAGAAACCGCAGCACTCAAATTAATTCAAGCAGAAACAAAAAAAACCTTTGACCTCACACAATTACCCCTGATTCGTGGAACTTTGTTTCAGTTAGAGGAAGAACAATATATCCTCCTGTTTACTGTTCACCATATTATTGTTGATGCTTGGTCTAAAGGGGTGCTATTTCAGGAATTGACCACACTTTACACTGCTTTTGCTAACGGTCAACCTTTACCCTTAACGGAACTAACTATCCAATATGCAGATTTTGCTTTTTGGCAACGTCAGTCACTCCCAAATGAGTTTCAAGAATTGTTACTGAACTACTGGAAACAACAACTAGGTAGTAATCTCCGTGAGTTAAATATTCCCACAGACCGTTCCCGTCCAGCTGTACCCAAATGCGGTAGTGCTTACAAAAAACTCATACTATCCCCAGAACTAACCAAAGGACTCAAAGGTTTAAGTCGTCAAGAGGGTGCAACTCTCTTTGTTACTTTATTAGCAGCCTTCAAGGTGCTACTTTATCGCTACACAGAACAAGAAGACTTGTTTGTCTGTAGTCCTATTGCCAACCGTAACCGCAAGGATATCAAACCACTAATTGGTTACTTTATCAATTTACTGATCTTCAGAACTCAGCTTAATCCCCATTCGTCCTTTCAAATCTTATTGAGTGAAGTTCGTAAGGTAGCTTCTGGCGGTTTTGCTCACCAAGATTTGCCAGTACAGCAGTTAATCAATTCTCTCAATTTGCTGCAAACGCCTTTATCGCGTGTGATGTTTGCATTGCAGAATACAGCAGTACATACTCTGCAATTACCAGGTATGGCTGTACAAAATCTAGATTTAGATTGTGCGAAAGCAGACTTTGATTTGTATCTGTATCTCATTGAAGAAGGCGATACTCTGGCGGCTGTCCTCAAGTACAACACAGATTTATTTGATGAGACAACCATTGCCCAAATGCTAGGAAATTACAAAATCATCTTAGATAATATTGTCCATGATCCAGGGCAGACTGTCTTATCATTGTTACCTCTCAGCATTGAAGAACAACAACAACTGCAAGCTAAACGAGTGAAACAGCTTGACAAGTCCAATCCTATACCAAGAACTTATATTGCTCCCCGCAACGCTGTAGAACTGAAGCTAACGCAGATTTGGAGTCAGGTTTTAGGCATTGATTCTATAGGCGTGCAAGATAACTTCTTTGAGTTGGGGGGACAATCATTAGTAGCGATGAGTTTGTTCACTCAAATTGAACAGGCTTTTGGTCAAACTCTACCTTTAGGTACTCTCATCCAAGCACCGACAATTGAGCAACTAGCTCAAATTCTTAGCCAAGCAACAGGTTCAGTCTCTTGGTCTTCATTAGTGCCAATTCAAACTCAAGGGACAAAACCCCCCTTCTTTTGTGTACATGGACAGCAGGGAAATGTCCTCAATTTTCGAGAATTAGTCCACTATTTAGGCGAAGATCAACCCTTCTACGGTTTGCAAGCGCAGGGTTTAGATGGGAAACAAGCCCCCTACTTCCGTATAGAAGATATGGCCGCCCACTACATCCAAGAAATCCGCACCATTCAACCCAAAGGGCCTTATTACCTGGGGGGGAACTCGATGGGGGGAACGATCGCCTTTGAGATGGCGCAACAACTCCAACAGCAAGGCGAAGAAGTTGCAGTGTTGGTTATGTTCGATACTTTCAATCAAGGGGCTTTTCCAAGATTATCATTCCGGCAACAGCATTATTGGGCTTATTTGTGGCAACTTGGGTTGTCTTTAGATTTATTAGCAGAATTGGGCGAATTGCTACAACGTCAGTTCCAAACGTTAATTTGCCACTTATATCTGCGTTCAGGAATGTCTTTACCTGCAAATTTGCGTCGTATGTTTGTACCAGAAGCTAATATGCAAGCCAAAAGAGCTTATACTGCCCAAGTATATAGCGCGGAACGCGATCGCATCATCCTATTTCGTGCCACTGAGCCGGCTGTCTTTTCAAAGCGGTATTTACCCACCCTAGAAGACTGGGAGAATCGCGATCCGCTTCATGGTTGGGGTGAATTAGCTGGTGCAGGACTGGAAATTCACGATGTCCCAGGCGACCACTATTCGATTTTTGCCCAACCCCATGTACAAACTTTAGCCACAAAATTAAGGGCTTGTTTAGCTACAGTGAAAAATTTATGAACTAACTGCATAAATCACTGACAACAAGGTGATAAATACGAGAAATCGGCGGCTAAAAGTTAATTCAGTTAATTAATTTTGTACCAGATATTCAACTTTAACTAGAGATATTTTATGAACAAAACTACTTATGATGTTGTTATTTGTGGTGGTGGTTTAGCAGGATCAACCTTAGCACGACAGCTAAAACTTATTATGCCTCACCTCTCAGTAGTTGTTCTAGACAGGATGGCACGCCCTTTACCAGAAGCTGCTTTTAAGGTGGGAGAATCCACGGTCGAGGTTGGTGCTTATTATCTAGCGGAGACTCTCCAGTTAACCGATTACTTGCAGAAATATCATTTACCCAAATTAGGACTGCGATTTTTCTTAGGTGATGCACACGGTAAATTTGAACAACGTCCCGAATTAGGACTAGCAGAATTTCATGCCCCATCTTCTTATCAAATTGACCGGGGAAGACTAGAAAACGACTTACGAAAGTTCAATATAGAAGCTGGTGTAGAGTTGTTAGAAAATGTCATGGTGCAAGCAATTGAAATAACTCATAACTCAGAAACTTTGCACCAAGTCACTTATACCCAAGGTAGTGATAAAACAACTCACACTATCCAAGCGCGTTGGGTCATTGATGCGATGGGTCGGCGGCGATTTTTACAAAAGCAACTGGGTTTAGCCAAAGCCAATAATTCTAAATATAGTGCGGTTTGGTTTTGGGTTGAAGGTAGGTTAGATATCAGCGATTTTGTGCCTGAAAGTAACACAGATTGGCACGATCGCGTTCCCAATCATCAACGTTATTACTCCACTAATCATTTGTGCGGTAAGGGCTACTGGGTCTGGTTGATTCCCCTATCCTCCAATTATACTAGTATCGGTATTGTCACTGATGAAGATATTCATCCTTTTGGTGAACATCATACATACGAACAGGCTTTCCAGTGGTTAGAAAAACATGAACCTGTTTTAGCATCCCATTTACAAGGGCATCAGCCCGAAAAGTTTATGAAGATGCCTAAGTATAGTTACTCTTCTAATCAAGTATTCTCTAGCGATCGCTGGGCTTGTGTCGGTGAAGCTGGTGTATTTCCTGATCCTTTCTATTCTCCCGGTACAGATTTAATTGGCTTTGGTAATTCCCTCGTTACCCAAATGATTGCACTCGACCAACAAAGCCAACTCAATCCAGAAATTATCAAAGATGCCAATCGCTTTTTATTAACCTACAGCGAAGGACTCAAAGGAAATATTCACAATATTTATTCCTGTTTTGACAACGAGCTAATTATGGCTGTCAAAGTCATCTGGGATACCTTAGCAGGTTGGGCATTTAGCGCACCCTTGATGTTTAATTCTATTTTCCTCGATGCAGACAAAAGAGCCAGAGTCAGGAAAGGTTCAGGGCAATTTTTCCTCCTAGCCCATCGAATACAGCAGCTATTCCGGGATTGGTCAGCAATGTCCTTACGCCGTGGCTCATTTGAGTTTATTGATTATTTGGATATGCCCTTTATTGCAGAATTGCGATCGCGCAATTTACAATCCCATAAAACCGAGCAGGAACTGATCGATGACCACATCGCTAGTCTGAAAATGTTTGAAGAATTAGCCCAAGTTATCTTCCTGTTGGCATTAGCAGATACTATGCCAGAAAAGTTAAATGATTTCCCTGAAGATATGTGGATAAATGCCTGGGCAATTAGTTTAACCCCAGATAAATGGGAAAAAAATGGCTTATTTAGACCCAATTCTCAACCGCGAAATCTACACCCTATTAAGGAACAATTTCAAAAAGTAATTAAGTTCCGTTCCCAAGTTAGAGCAATGGCTACTGTTTAATTATTCTTCAAAGTGTAGAGTATGAATCCTACAACAGTTTTAAAAACATCTATTTGCATTTTAGGTGCTGGTCCAGCAGGTATTTGCCTAGGTAATATTCTCCTACAAAATGGGATTGATTGTATTGTGATTGACAAATACAATCGGGAAGAAATTTATGCTAGAGGTCGAGCAGGGGCAATCGAAAGTACAACTTTTCAATTACTGCAAAAATATGGACTAGCTGATACAATCATTAAAAATGGCCGGATACAAAATAGTTGTGAATTTCGTTATCCCCACGGCAGTATTATCTTTGAATATAGCGATTTAAGTGAAGGAGATGTTCATTACATTTATCCCCAAAGCGACCTCAACGATGATTTAATTCAAAAATATATCGATGCAGGGGGGAAAATATTTTTACACCATGAAGGACAAAAAATTACTCAAACTGAAGATGGTATTACTGTTGAATGTTATGCTCAAGACCTTGATCAAAATGTCACCATTCAAGCTGACTTTGTAGCTGGTTGTGATGGATATCATGGATTAGCACGTCAATCAATTCCAGAGCAATTTGTCACTATCTACAATAAAGAATACAACTATCGTTGGTTAGCAATTTTAGCCTATGCACCACCCGCAGCCAACCATGCCATCTACGCCCTACATCCCGATGGCTTCGCCGCTTTTCTACTGCGTAGCAGCCAAGTTTCCCGGTTCTACTTACAAATTCCACTCCATGACGAATTAAAAGATTGGTCAGATAACAGAATCTGGGAAAATTTGCATAAACGTCTTGCTAAAGCAGGCTGGGAATTACCCACAGGAACAATCTTTGAAAAACGAATTATGGGATTGCGTAACTATGTCATAGAACCGTTAAGATACGAGCGATTATTCATGGCTGGCGATGCCGCCCATATTATTACACCAATGGGTGGTAAAGGATTAAATCTAGCTGTGCAAGATGCAGGTGTTTTAGCTGAAACCTTAGTAAGTTACTATCTAGAAAAACACGATATTTCATATCTAGAACGCTACTCTGAAATTCGTTTGCCCTATATTTGGCGCGCTCAAGAATTCTCCTATGGGCTACTAAATATGTTACACAAATCTGAAAGTGATAATCCAGACGATGTGCGCTTCCAACAGAAGTTAAGCGAAGCTAAATTGTTGCAATTAACTAAACCTACAACTTTTGCCAAAAACTTCGCAA from Nostoc sp. UHCC 0870 includes these protein-coding regions:
- a CDS encoding condensation domain-containing protein gives rise to the protein MSLPTLKIGQHQTQSAAAQQDLWQAIKNVISLQNQAPPLVPVSRDNSLPLSFPQERLWFLHQLEPNRASAYNIPLGLRITGTLDISALQNSLNEILRRHEALRTTFSCSEGKPIQVIHPPTTFAFSIVDLQNLPQQQRETAALKLIQAETKKTFDLTQLPLIRGTLFQLEEEQYILLFTVHHIIVDAWSKGVLFQELTTLYTAFANGQPLPLTELTIQYADFAFWQRQSLPNEFQELLLNYWKQQLGSNLRELNIPTDRSRPAVPKCGSAYKKLILSPELTKGLKGLSRQEGATLFVTLLAAFKVLLYRYTEQEDLFVCSPIANRNRKDIKPLIGYFINLLIFRTQLNPHSSFQILLSEVRKVASGGFAHQDLPVQQLINSLNLLQTPLSRVMFALQNTAVHTLQLPGMAVQNLDLDCAKADFDLYLYLIEEGDTLAAVLKYNTDLFDETTIAQMLGNYKIILDNIVHDPGQTVLSLLPLSIEEQQQLQAKRVKQLDKSNPIPRTYIAPRNAVELKLTQIWSQVLGIDSIGVQDNFFELGGQSLVAMSLFTQIEQAFGQTLPLGTLIQAPTIEQLAQILSQATGSVSWSSLVPIQTQGTKPPFFCVHGQQGNVLNFRELVHYLGEDQPFYGLQAQGLDGKQAPYFRIEDMAAHYIQEIRTIQPKGPYYLGGNSMGGTIAFEMAQQLQQQGEEVAVLVMFDTFNQGAFPRLSFRQQHYWAYLWQLGLSLDLLAELGELLQRQFQTLICHLYLRSGMSLPANLRRMFVPEANMQAKRAYTAQVYSAERDRIILFRATEPAVFSKRYLPTLEDWENRDPLHGWGELAGAGLEIHDVPGDHYSIFAQPHVQTLATKLRACLATVKNL
- a CDS encoding 4-hydroxybenzoate 3-monooxygenase, with the translated sequence MNPTTVLKTSICILGAGPAGICLGNILLQNGIDCIVIDKYNREEIYARGRAGAIESTTFQLLQKYGLADTIIKNGRIQNSCEFRYPHGSIIFEYSDLSEGDVHYIYPQSDLNDDLIQKYIDAGGKIFLHHEGQKITQTEDGITVECYAQDLDQNVTIQADFVAGCDGYHGLARQSIPEQFVTIYNKEYNYRWLAILAYAPPAANHAIYALHPDGFAAFLLRSSQVSRFYLQIPLHDELKDWSDNRIWENLHKRLAKAGWELPTGTIFEKRIMGLRNYVIEPLRYERLFMAGDAAHIITPMGGKGLNLAVQDAGVLAETLVSYYLEKHDISYLERYSEIRLPYIWRAQEFSYGLLNMLHKSESDNPDDVRFQQKLSEAKLLQLTKPTTFAKNFARNYVGII
- a CDS encoding acyl carrier protein, which codes for MMITTETIKQQTQKLVSEILPDVSPEELPDNVDIFSLGLDSINAMTLVSNLQDAFEIQLDASEISFENFQNIATIVEMIEKKKGL
- a CDS encoding NAD(P)/FAD-dependent oxidoreductase, yielding MNKTTYDVVICGGGLAGSTLARQLKLIMPHLSVVVLDRMARPLPEAAFKVGESTVEVGAYYLAETLQLTDYLQKYHLPKLGLRFFLGDAHGKFEQRPELGLAEFHAPSSYQIDRGRLENDLRKFNIEAGVELLENVMVQAIEITHNSETLHQVTYTQGSDKTTHTIQARWVIDAMGRRRFLQKQLGLAKANNSKYSAVWFWVEGRLDISDFVPESNTDWHDRVPNHQRYYSTNHLCGKGYWVWLIPLSSNYTSIGIVTDEDIHPFGEHHTYEQAFQWLEKHEPVLASHLQGHQPEKFMKMPKYSYSSNQVFSSDRWACVGEAGVFPDPFYSPGTDLIGFGNSLVTQMIALDQQSQLNPEIIKDANRFLLTYSEGLKGNIHNIYSCFDNELIMAVKVIWDTLAGWAFSAPLMFNSIFLDADKRARVRKGSGQFFLLAHRIQQLFRDWSAMSLRRGSFEFIDYLDMPFIAELRSRNLQSHKTEQELIDDHIASLKMFEELAQVIFLLALADTMPEKLNDFPEDMWINAWAISLTPDKWEKNGLFRPNSQPRNLHPIKEQFQKVIKFRSQVRAMATV